Proteins encoded within one genomic window of Oncorhynchus keta strain PuntledgeMale-10-30-2019 chromosome 12, Oket_V2, whole genome shotgun sequence:
- the LOC118383749 gene encoding protocadherin alpha-C2-like isoform X1 codes for MAVTRICNCIGNNVALSFVVFFLFCGLSLGQLRYSIPEELENGAAVGDLVQDLGLDIRKLSNRKIKVTSTTGKRYVDVNPKNGKLIVTERIDRETLCDLSSTCLINLEVLFENPSEVHNVEVEIVDANDNAPTFPRDEYQLEMTESALPGSRFPIENALDPDVGSNSVRLYRLSPNEHFALDSNKPSINSKHIELVLKKPLDRELAPYHQLILTAADGGTQAKTGSAKINVRVLDTNDNVPVFDSSVYKVKLLENSPKDTLVIKLNATDLDECTNGEVYYSFSSYTSERVRQMFSMDSNTGEIRVRSNVDYEETNSYEMYIQAMDKGPGAVAAHCKVVVEVVDVNDNVPEIVLSSLSSPVREDARADTVVALISVTDRDSGANKQVSLEIPLGLPFKIKSFRNYYTLVTSAFLDRETTAAYNVTLSATDAGTPPLSSQKTIHVDVADVNDNPPRFEQTSYTVYVTENNAPGASLCTVKAQDSDVNENGRITYTVLNDNNHGIPVTSYVSVKAETGEAYALRAFDYESLREFHFQVKAQDGGIPPLSRVATVYIYIMDQNDHVPEIVNPPGNGTRSTETVLKNAEAGALVTKVVAYDADAGPNAWLIYVLDQCTDLELFKVHEHTGEIRTTRRVLEDNSTSFSMTVLVRDHGQPPLSSTATVNVAVMEVPPKVTPDPKRVIRPHSTLLFSNLTLYLIVALSSTTFVFLVTVVVLAIVRCHAYCTQPGSCSPCCVSQKTLPDGGSSSIVGGGGGQPNNNVALRRDLKVEPHYIEVRGNGSMTKTYCYKTCLTATSGSDTFMFYNTGRPISGTWGSERFFTGGSGFVRRLSMPDASLQVCPEPKAPNADWQYSTSLRTGMQSSVHMEESSVMQGAQGMLVQNWPTVSSAADGEGSEQDDKSDFISFGKKEEAKKKKKKKDKGKEDVDE; via the exons ATGGCTGTTACGAGGATATGTAACTGTATAGGAAACAATGTGGCTCTTTCTTTTGTtgtatttttcttattttgtggCCTTTCACTTGGACAACTACGGTACTCCATTCCTGAGGAATTAGAAAATGGAGCGGCGGTGGGGGATCTTGTGCAGGATTTGGGGTTGGATATCCGAAAGCTCTCAAATCGAAAGATAAAGGTAACCTCCACCACTGGAAAACGGTATGTGGATGTCAATCCCAAAAATGGAAAATTAATTGTCACTGAAAGAATCGACAGAGAGACGTTGTGTGATTTAAGCAGCACCTGTCTTATAAATTTAGAGGTGCTTTTTGAAAACCCATCAGAGGTGCACAATGTTGAGGTGGAGATTGTGGATGCTAATGACAATGCGCCGACGTTCCCTAGAGATGAGTATCAATTGGAAATGACAGAATCGGCTTTACCAGGGTCTCGTTTCCCCATTGAGAATGCCCTGGATCCGGACGTGGGATCCAACTCCGTTCGTCTATATCGACTCAGCCCAAACGAACACTTCGCGCTGGATTCCAACAAACCCTCCATCAACAGCAAGCACATTGAGCTCGTGCTCAAAAAGCCCCTTGACCGCGAGCTGGCGCCTTACCACCAATTAATTCTGACTGCTGCTGATGGCGGAACACAAGCAAAAACCGGTTCAGCTAAAATTAATGTGCGAGTCCTGGACACCAATGACAATGTCCCTGTATTTGACAGCTCAGTGTACAAAGTAAAATTGTTAGAAAACTCACCAAAAGACACACTGGTCATCAAATTGAATGCCACAGACCTTGACGAGTGTACCAATGGCGAGGTGTATTATTCTTTCAGCAGCTACACATctgagagagtcagacagatgtTCAGCATGGACAGCAACACGGGAGAGATCAGAGTGAGGAGCAATGTGGACTATGAAGAGACCAACTCTTATGAGATGTATATCCAGGCCATGGATAAAGGCCCTGGTGCTGTGGCAGCCCACTGtaaggtggtggtggaggtggtggatgtGAATGACAACGTCCCAGAGATagtcctgtcttctctctccagcCCAGTGAGGGAGGATGCCCGGGCTGACACCGTGGTGGCCCTGATCAGTGTCACAGATCGGGACTCTGGTGCTAACAAACAGGTTAGCCTAGAAATACCCCTGGGCCTCCCCTTCAAGATCAAGTCCTTTAGAAACTACTACACCCTGGTCACCTCCGCCTTCCTGGACCGTGAAACCACCGCTGCCTACAATGTCACCCTCAGCGCCACTGACGCCggcaccccacccctctcctcccaaaAGACCATACATGTGGATGTGGCTGACGTGAATGACAACCCGCCACGCTTCGAGCAGACCTCCTACACGGTCTATGTGACGGAGAACAACGCCCCCGGGGCCTCGCTGTGCACTGTGAAGGCCCAGGACTCAGATGTCAATGAGAACGGACGCATCACCTACACTGTCCTCAATGACAACAACCATGGGATCCCTGTCACCTCTTACGTCTCTGTGAAGGCCGAAACGGGAGAGGCCTACGCCCTGCGCGCCTTTGACTATGAGTCACTCAGGGAGTTCCACTTCCAGGTCAAAGCTCAGGATGGGGGCATTCCACCCCTCAGCCGGGTGGCCACTGTCTACATCTATATCATGGACCAGAACGACCACGTGCCTGAGATCGTCAATCCCCCAGGCAACGGTACGCGCTCCACAGAGACAGTCCTGAAGAACGCTGAGGCTGGCGCCCTGGTGACCAAGGTGGTGGCGTACGACGCAGATGCAGGTCCCAATGCCTGGCTGATCTATGTGTTGGATCAGTGCACAGACTTGGAACTGTTCAAGGTGCATGAACACACAGGGGAGATCCGCACCACACGCAGGGTCTTGGAGGACAACTCCACCTCCTTCAGCATGACGGTGCTGGTGAGGGACCACGGCCAGCCGCCTCTCTCCTCCACTGCCACTGTCAATGTGGCTGTCATGGAGGTGCCACCCAAGGTGACCCCTGACCCTAAGAGGGTCATCCGGCCCCACAGCACCCtgctcttttctaatttgacccTATATCTGATCGTCGCTCTGAGCTCCACCACCTTTGTGTTCCTGGTAACTGTGGTGGTGCTGGCCATCGTGCGCTGCCATGCCTACTGCACCCAGCCTGGGTCCTGCTCCCCCTGCTGCGTATCCCAAAAGACCCTCCCTGACGGCGGGAGCAGCAGTATAGtaggtggtggtgggggacaaCCAAATAACAATGTGGCGCTGCGGAGAGACCTCAAGGTGGAGCCTCACTACATTGAGGTGCGTGGGAATGGCTCTATGACCAAGACCTACTGCTACAAGACCTGTCTGACGGCCACCTCAGGCAGCGACACCTTCATGTTCTACAACACAGGCCGGCCCATTAGCGGCACCTGGGGTTCTGAGCGCTTCTTCACAGGAGGTAGTGGGTTTGTACGGAGACTAAGCATGCCCGACGCTTCACTGCAAGTCTGCCCAGAG ccgaaGGCCCCAAATGCTGACTGGCAATACTCCACTTCTCTGAGGACAGGGATGCAGAG